ATCACGTTCACCCCGATCACGTCGTTTTCTGCCAGGATTGCCCTAACTTCTTTCGCGACCTTTGTGACTTGGTGCTCTAGACTCTTGGATTTGGAGATACCGATTTCTCGAAGGGTTCCACCTCCCTTGGCAATGGCTTCTTGACAACCTTTGAGGCGCATCTTAGACCAGGTGGTCATCGGCTCTGCATAAATGTATGCAAAGTCTTTATATCCGCCTTGACCCCCTAGTTTTGGAGAATATGCTTGTACTTCATCTACATATCGCATGATTGCTTCGTATTTCTACCAGTTGCACTTTTTACTCATCTTAGGCGGCCTTGAGTGCTTCTTTGGTATG
This window of the Bacillota bacterium genome carries:
- a CDS encoding substrate-binding domain-containing protein, which gives rise to MRYVDEVQAYSPKLGGQGGYKDFAYIYAEPMTTWSKMRLKGCQEAIAKGGGTLREIGISKSKSLEHQVTKVAKEVRAILAENDVIGVNVIQCLQKMQLRVPADVAVFGCDNLAVGAECKPGLSTIDVPAHRIGEIAGDLLRNLVSGELAFGNLHVPGKLILRRSCGCK